One window of Candidatus Phytoplasma solani genomic DNA carries:
- the tig gene encoding trigger factor produces the protein MEIKKVNDEKIQYCFEVSTLELEQHLALAYDKIKHKVEIKGFRKGHVPRKIFETRFGKDDLYANALEGIVQNRYKDILEKKDFESIGIPKIVDLKEKKFKKKQDFTFSLEFNVKPKVILGSYLGLKINKENLEVKDEEITAKINTLFDSKVELISKSIDVLEKEDTAIFDFQGLLDGNPFEGGTAKNFNLEIGSKQFVPGFEEQMIGMKKGETKNIEITFPSDYNQKKLSNQKVIFKVTLHEIKTKQKIELTDEMIVSLQYSEIKTLEELKNKIKEDLLKQKKKQHDIKMEKEVIDQITKNTQLTIPQDIIEEEKKHLQNEFQLKLQKQNLTLEQYQKYLGITKETMEKDWQEQAKKYLEYQLIMEQIALEQNIIISPEQIEKCYQQLSQINQLPLEKIKNNLKPQSLKKSLLLDEALKLVMKSVVFADQ, from the coding sequence ATGGAAATTAAAAAAGTTAATGATGAAAAAATCCAATATTGTTTTGAGGTTTCAACTTTAGAATTAGAACAACATCTCGCTTTGGCTTATGACAAAATAAAACATAAAGTAGAAATTAAAGGTTTTAGAAAAGGTCATGTTCCAAGAAAAATTTTTGAAACTCGCTTTGGCAAAGATGATTTATATGCTAACGCTTTAGAAGGGATTGTTCAGAACAGATATAAAGACATTTTGGAAAAAAAAGATTTTGAAAGTATTGGCATTCCTAAAATAGTTGATTTAAAAGAAAAAAAATTCAAAAAAAAGCAAGATTTTACTTTTAGTTTAGAATTTAATGTTAAGCCTAAAGTTATTTTGGGTTCATATTTAGGACTAAAAATTAACAAAGAAAATCTAGAAGTCAAAGATGAAGAAATAACTGCTAAAATTAATACTTTGTTCGATAGTAAAGTAGAATTAATTTCTAAATCAATTGATGTCTTAGAAAAAGAAGACACGGCTATTTTTGATTTTCAAGGTTTGCTTGACGGTAATCCTTTTGAAGGTGGAACTGCTAAAAATTTTAATTTAGAAATTGGTTCAAAACAATTTGTTCCTGGTTTTGAAGAGCAAATGATAGGAATGAAAAAAGGAGAAACCAAAAATATAGAAATTACTTTTCCTAGCGATTATAATCAAAAAAAATTATCTAATCAAAAAGTTATTTTTAAGGTAACTCTTCACGAAATTAAAACCAAACAAAAAATTGAGTTAACAGATGAAATGATTGTATCTTTGCAATATTCTGAAATTAAAACTTTAGAAGAACTTAAGAATAAAATTAAAGAAGATCTTTTGAAACAAAAAAAGAAACAACATGACATAAAAATGGAAAAAGAAGTTATAGATCAAATAACTAAAAATACACAACTTACAATTCCTCAAGATATTATTGAAGAAGAAAAAAAACATCTTCAAAATGAGTTTCAATTGAAATTACAAAAACAAAATTTAACTTTAGAACAATATCAAAAATATTTAGGGATTACTAAAGAAACCATGGAAAAAGATTGGCAAGAGCAAGCTAAAAAATATTTGGAATATCAACTTATTATGGAACAAATTGCTTTAGAACAAAATATAATTATTTCTCCAGAACAAATAGAAAAATGTTATCAACAATTAAGTCAAATTAATCAACTTCCTCTTGAAAAAATTAAGAATAATTT
- the uvrA gene encoding excinuclease ABC subunit UvrA, whose protein sequence is MNNNKNNEFIRVRGARANNLKNINIDIPKNKFVVITGLSGSGKSSLAFDTLYQEGKRRYVESLSAYARQFLGNFEKPDVDSIEGLSPSISIDQKTTSHNPRSTVGTITEIYDYLRVVYANVSIPFHPLKKIALEKQTIEQMIQKINQSFLTNKKEEKMILILAPIVERQKGTHQKIFSKLSQDGFHRVMINDHIYLIDEIPSLEKNKNHSIYVMVDRLEVNESNQTRLFEAVEQSLQLTKGKVFVTLESWGLAKTKQKNIPFLKLNRNYHLEGVDFDVPVCEARLFSFNTPLGACPSCKGIGVKTDDDIFDSYESLNDFILKIFKNISENDDFIYQKQLLINVCRHYQIDMDTPLLQLEDGQKSIIFSGLSLKYVVSKKLDQKIFCYKNHVFEGILNILQIYRCNNEVDKNCPTCKGKRLNKEALIFKLNGKNIYELTNLSINEMLLFIKSLVFGVEETKIIHLALKEIIHRLTFLQEIGLGYLTLSRNGSTLSGGEAQRIRLATQIGSKLSGVLYVLDEPSIGLHQKDNDLLIDSLKKMRDLGNSLIVVEHDHDTMLAADYLIDIGPKAGILGGELKAAGTPQEVMQNSDSLTGKYLSKKITINIPSVRRKGNNQNILVKKASKNNLKNINVSFPMETLIVVTGVSGSGKSTLVNDVLLRGLEVKKFRKNRDNNKEFHNVVDDFNCVTKIVEISQSAIGRTPRSNPVTYTGVFNEIRDLYTQTEEAKIRGYQKGRFSFNVKGGRCEACSGDGVKKISMHFLPDVYVVCESCKGNRYHKETLSIKYKNKNIAEVLAFSVDEGVIFFQNHPKIKTQLEILQNVGLGYMKLGQSSPTLSGGEAQRVKLASELNKKVIPGALYVLDEPTTGLHSEDVKQLIEVLHQMVDQKATIIVIEHNLDVIKNADYIIDLGPEGGDQGGYIVAQGTPEMISKNKKSYTGQYLIKSLAKQ, encoded by the coding sequence ATGAATAATAATAAAAATAATGAATTTATCAGGGTACGTGGAGCGCGTGCAAATAATTTAAAAAATATTAACATTGATATTCCTAAAAATAAATTTGTAGTAATTACTGGTTTATCTGGTTCAGGTAAATCTTCTTTAGCTTTTGATACTTTATATCAAGAAGGAAAAAGAAGATATGTTGAATCATTAAGTGCTTATGCTAGACAATTTTTAGGTAATTTTGAAAAACCTGATGTTGATAGTATTGAAGGGTTAAGCCCTTCTATTAGTATTGATCAGAAAACAACTTCTCATAATCCTCGTTCGACTGTGGGCACTATTACAGAAATTTATGATTATTTAAGAGTGGTTTATGCCAATGTGAGCATTCCTTTTCATCCTCTAAAAAAAATTGCTTTAGAAAAACAAACAATCGAGCAAATGATTCAAAAAATCAACCAATCTTTTTTGACAAACAAAAAAGAAGAAAAAATGATTTTAATTTTAGCCCCTATCGTTGAAAGGCAAAAAGGAACTCATCAAAAAATATTTTCAAAACTTTCTCAAGATGGCTTTCATCGTGTTATGATTAATGATCATATTTATTTAATTGATGAAATTCCATCTTTAGAAAAAAATAAAAATCATAGTATTTATGTAATGGTTGATCGTTTGGAAGTTAATGAATCAAATCAAACTAGGTTATTTGAAGCTGTAGAGCAATCTTTGCAATTAACTAAAGGTAAAGTTTTTGTTACACTTGAAAGTTGGGGTTTAGCCAAAACAAAGCAAAAAAACATTCCTTTTTTAAAATTAAATCGTAATTATCATTTAGAAGGAGTTGATTTTGATGTTCCTGTTTGTGAAGCTAGACTTTTTTCTTTTAATACACCTTTAGGTGCTTGTCCTAGTTGTAAAGGGATTGGTGTTAAAACAGATGATGATATTTTCGATTCGTATGAATCTTTAAATGATTTTATTCTCAAAATTTTTAAAAATATTAGCGAAAATGATGATTTTATTTATCAAAAACAACTCTTAATTAATGTGTGTCGTCATTATCAAATTGATATGGATACTCCTTTATTACAATTAGAAGATGGACAAAAAAGTATTATTTTTTCTGGTTTATCATTGAAATATGTTGTTTCAAAAAAACTAGATCAAAAAATATTTTGTTATAAAAATCATGTTTTTGAAGGGATTTTAAACATTTTACAAATATACCGTTGTAACAATGAAGTTGACAAAAATTGTCCAACTTGCAAAGGAAAAAGATTAAATAAAGAAGCTTTAATTTTTAAATTGAATGGCAAAAATATTTATGAATTAACTAATTTATCAATTAATGAAATGTTGCTTTTTATTAAAAGTTTAGTTTTTGGCGTAGAAGAAACAAAAATCATTCATTTAGCTTTAAAAGAAATTATTCATCGACTTACTTTTTTACAAGAAATTGGCTTAGGATATTTGACTTTATCGCGAAATGGATCAACTTTATCAGGGGGAGAAGCCCAAAGAATCCGTTTGGCTACTCAAATTGGGTCTAAATTATCAGGAGTTTTGTATGTTTTAGATGAACCTTCAATTGGACTACATCAAAAAGATAATGATTTGTTAATTGATTCTTTGAAAAAAATGAGGGATTTGGGGAATTCTTTAATAGTGGTGGAACATGATCATGATACTATGTTAGCTGCTGATTATTTAATTGACATCGGACCGAAAGCTGGTATTTTAGGAGGTGAATTAAAAGCAGCAGGCACCCCACAAGAAGTCATGCAAAATTCTGATAGCTTAACAGGAAAATATTTATCAAAAAAAATAACAATTAATATCCCTTCTGTTAGAAGGAAAGGAAATAACCAAAATATCTTAGTTAAAAAAGCTTCTAAAAATAATTTAAAAAATATAAATGTTTCTTTTCCAATGGAAACCTTAATAGTAGTAACAGGTGTTTCAGGATCAGGTAAATCAACTTTAGTCAATGATGTTTTGTTGCGTGGTTTAGAAGTAAAAAAATTTCGAAAAAATCGTGATAACAACAAAGAATTTCATAATGTAGTTGATGATTTTAATTGTGTGACAAAAATAGTCGAAATTTCTCAATCAGCTATCGGTAGAACTCCTAGAAGCAATCCTGTAACTTATACAGGTGTTTTTAATGAAATTAGAGATTTATACACTCAAACTGAAGAAGCTAAAATTAGAGGTTACCAAAAGGGCCGTTTTTCTTTCAATGTTAAAGGTGGTAGATGTGAAGCTTGTTCTGGTGATGGTGTCAAAAAAATCTCGATGCACTTTTTACCAGATGTTTATGTTGTTTGTGAAAGTTGCAAAGGCAATAGGTACCACAAAGAAACTTTAAGTATTAAGTATAAAAACAAAAATATTGCTGAAGTTCTTGCTTTCAGTGTTGATGAAGGAGTAATTTTTTTTCAAAATCATCCTAAAATTAAAACTCAATTAGAAATATTGCAAAATGTTGGTTTAGGTTATATGAAATTAGGCCAATCATCACCAACTTTATCAGGTGGAGAAGCTCAAAGGGTTAAATTAGCTAGTGAATTAAATAAAAAAGTAATTCCAGGCGCTTTATATGTTTTAGATGAACCAACAACTGGATTGCATTCAGAAGATGTAAAACAATTAATTGAAGTTTTGCATCAAATGGTTGATCAAAAAGCCACTATTATTGTCATTGAGCACAATTTAGATGTTATTAAAAATGCTGATTATATTATTGATTTAGGACCTGAAGGAGGAGACCAAGGAGGATATATAGTGGCGCAAGGAACTCCTGAAATGATTAGCAAGAATAAAAAAAGCTATACAGGACAATATTTAATAAAATCATTAGCCAAACAATAA
- a CDS encoding deoxyribonuclease IV, which produces MLILGSHVPMKKPDNFKGAIETALSYEANGLMVYTGAPQNTIRTQQNKFQIEAALSLASQNNLSCNNFVGHAPYIVNLANSDHQKRDFAIDFLSQELKRFAAMKINKMVLHPGNFLKSDLQQAICWVAQGIDSILENTNDLKIEIVLETMAGKGTEIGKNLEELRQIRNLVKNHQRVSFCLDTCHLFDAGYDLKNNFTQFLKDVESILGIENISVIHLNDSKNELQSHKDRHENIGFGKIGFKALMKIIYHPSFCQILKILETPYINGKAPYLEEIKMIKNKIFNPELKNLFN; this is translated from the coding sequence ATGTTGATTTTAGGCAGTCATGTTCCTATGAAGAAACCAGATAATTTCAAAGGTGCTATCGAAACTGCTTTATCTTATGAAGCGAACGGTTTAATGGTTTATACTGGTGCTCCTCAAAATACTATTAGAACTCAACAAAATAAATTTCAAATTGAAGCTGCTTTGTCACTTGCTAGCCAAAATAATTTATCTTGCAATAATTTTGTAGGTCATGCTCCTTATATTGTTAATCTTGCTAATAGTGATCATCAGAAAAGAGATTTTGCTATTGATTTTTTATCACAAGAATTAAAACGTTTTGCTGCGATGAAGATTAATAAAATGGTTTTGCATCCAGGCAATTTTTTAAAAAGTGATCTTCAGCAGGCTATTTGCTGGGTGGCTCAAGGGATAGATTCTATTTTAGAAAATACTAATGATTTAAAGATTGAGATTGTTTTAGAGACTATGGCTGGTAAAGGGACTGAAATTGGTAAAAACTTAGAAGAATTAAGGCAAATACGTAATTTAGTCAAAAACCATCAAAGAGTTTCTTTTTGCCTTGATACTTGTCATCTTTTTGATGCTGGCTATGACTTAAAAAATAATTTTACGCAATTTTTGAAAGATGTAGAAAGTATTTTAGGAATCGAAAATATTTCAGTGATTCACCTGAATGATTCTAAAAATGAACTTCAAAGTCATAAGGACCGTCATGAAAATATTGGTTTTGGGAAAATTGGATTCAAAGCTTTAATGAAAATTATTTATCATCCGTCTTTTTGTCAAATACTAAAAATTTTAGAAACTCCTTACATTAATGGAAAAGCTCCTTATTTAGAGGAAATTAAAATGATTAAAAATAAAATATTCAACCCAGAACTCAAAAATTTGTTTAATTAA
- a CDS encoding DEAD/DEAH box helicase, giving the protein MSQLQNYIQKKIIQLKFKTLTPIQKEVFQQFDKPGNLVGIAPTGTGKTHAYLLPLLSKIDFPKNLLQAIILVPTNDLVFQVWEMLKKVEKNHFTKIFYGGMDKQKTLEQLSKKQPSLIISTPDKILEYAFKLKKINLKYVSYLVLDEADMMFDQAFLTSLEPLVNHLKAKILLFSATITLQMKPFINRYFGKANFIDVFDQNISKCTFFLLETTTSRLQTLIQLTKVLNPYLALVFVNDKKEQELIFQTLNNHKFNMLNFNSSLSVKQRKQELKSIHKLKYQYVIASDLASRGLDFDASCVIHYNLPYQLEFFFHRSGRTARIGKKGEVIVLYDPKDNKQNEKIHKLIQMGIIFKKSFLGKEGFIREILPKSIKNPHLKSLETINNKIEKKQLDHKSSKKNLIKNTNNKNIPEYKNKNKQKKIQTFSSNKTYKPQKNTSIKKQNLKNKSPFKRKNSNNEKS; this is encoded by the coding sequence ATGTCCCAATTACAAAATTATATTCAAAAAAAAATAATTCAACTTAAATTTAAAACTTTAACTCCTATTCAAAAAGAAGTTTTTCAACAATTTGACAAACCAGGTAATTTAGTCGGTATTGCACCGACCGGAACTGGAAAAACACACGCTTATCTTTTGCCTTTGTTAAGTAAAATTGATTTCCCAAAAAACCTTCTTCAAGCTATTATTTTAGTACCGACTAATGATTTAGTTTTTCAAGTTTGGGAAATGTTAAAAAAGGTGGAGAAAAATCATTTTACCAAAATTTTTTATGGTGGGATGGATAAACAAAAAACATTAGAACAACTTAGTAAAAAACAACCTTCTTTAATTATTTCTACTCCTGATAAAATTTTAGAATACGCTTTTAAACTAAAAAAAATTAATTTAAAATATGTTTCTTATTTGGTGTTAGATGAAGCCGATATGATGTTTGATCAAGCTTTTTTAACTTCTTTAGAACCTTTGGTTAATCATTTAAAAGCTAAAATTTTATTATTTTCGGCCACTATCACTCTTCAAATGAAACCTTTTATTAATCGTTATTTTGGGAAAGCAAATTTTATTGATGTTTTTGATCAAAACATTTCTAAGTGTACTTTTTTTCTTTTGGAAACTACTACTAGTCGCCTTCAAACACTGATTCAACTAACAAAAGTATTAAATCCTTATTTAGCTTTGGTTTTTGTCAACGATAAAAAAGAGCAAGAATTAATTTTTCAAACTTTAAACAATCATAAATTTAATATGTTAAATTTTAATTCTTCTTTGAGTGTGAAACAAAGAAAACAAGAATTAAAATCTATTCATAAATTAAAATATCAATATGTGATTGCAAGTGATTTAGCATCAAGAGGACTTGATTTTGATGCTTCGTGTGTCATTCATTATAATTTACCTTATCAACTGGAGTTTTTTTTTCATCGTAGCGGAAGAACAGCTAGAATAGGTAAAAAAGGCGAAGTTATTGTTTTATATGACCCAAAAGATAACAAACAAAATGAAAAAATTCATAAATTAATCCAAATGGGAATTATTTTTAAAAAATCTTTTTTAGGGAAAGAAGGTTTTATCAGAGAAATTTTACCAAAATCAATTAAAAACCCCCATCTTAAATCTTTGGAAACAATTAACAATAAAATAGAAAAAAAACAATTAGATCATAAAAGTAGTAAAAAAAATCTTATTAAAAACACTAATAACAAAAATATTCCCGAATATAAAAACAAAAACAAACAAAAAAAAATACAAACTTTTTCCTCCAATAAAACTTATAAACCCCAAAAAAATACATCCATTAAAAAACAAAACCTAAAAAACAAATCGCCATTTAAAAGAAAAAACTCAAATAATGAAAAAAGTTGA
- a CDS encoding transporter substrate-binding domain-containing protein, whose product MFVKRSKKISNKKCLKVGIINTLGLPGFDSTDRYPLIAITTTNGGKISGTDALLFKALVDKMDVDLEVTTVDKDGMWTSLNNGVYDVVSSTYNYTEERAHTYDVEKNVYSKSEVVD is encoded by the coding sequence TTGTTTGTTAAAAGATCTAAAAAAATTTCCAATAAAAAATGTTTAAAAGTTGGCATTATTAATACTTTAGGTTTGCCTGGTTTTGATTCTACCGATAGATACCCCCTAATTGCAATTACTACTACTAATGGTGGTAAGATTTCTGGAACAGATGCTCTTTTATTTAAAGCTTTAGTTGATAAAATGGATGTTGATTTAGAAGTGACAACCGTTGATAAAGATGGAATGTGGACTTCTTTAAACAATGGTGTTTACGATGTTGTTAGTAGTACTTATAATTATACAGAAGAGCGTGCGCACACTTATGACGTAGAAAAAAATGTATATAGTAAAAGTGAGGTTGTTGATTAA
- the ribF gene encoding riboflavin biosynthesis protein RibF, producing the protein MKIINSLLIRNFNTIDSLTLSFGDFDGLHLGHQYILQKLISFKDTKNALINFLPNSKAFFQQKEEFFLTSLDQKIAFYRFLGLNYLFLWRWSQKLALLTKNDFINVLKQNHVKRIVITKEARFGYQRKGNYQDLSEIFEVCVIEDYAKNNNCQHKISSTYIKKLLIQGKIEEANFCLGKPYLIQGKVIEGQQKGRLLGFRTANLDYTNFFLPHPGVYAVFVIYESKKYAGTANLGVRPTFEKETKKLLEIHILNFDKVLYNQIIEVEFISFLRKEKKFTHISELIAQIQKDVAVTKDLLNKKTF; encoded by the coding sequence ATGAAAATAATTAACTCTTTATTGATTCGAAATTTCAATACAATAGATTCTTTAACTTTGTCTTTTGGTGATTTTGATGGCCTCCATTTAGGACACCAATACATTTTGCAAAAATTAATTTCTTTTAAAGACACTAAAAACGCTTTAATTAATTTTTTACCTAATTCTAAAGCTTTTTTTCAACAAAAAGAAGAATTTTTTTTAACTTCTTTAGACCAAAAAATAGCTTTTTATCGTTTTTTAGGGCTTAATTATTTATTTTTATGGCGTTGGTCTCAAAAATTAGCTTTATTAACCAAAAATGATTTTATTAATGTATTAAAACAAAATCATGTTAAAAGAATTGTCATCACTAAAGAAGCTCGTTTTGGCTATCAAAGAAAAGGTAATTATCAGGATTTAAGTGAAATATTTGAAGTTTGTGTAATTGAGGATTATGCAAAAAATAATAACTGCCAACATAAAATATCTAGTACTTATATTAAAAAACTTTTAATTCAAGGAAAAATTGAAGAAGCTAATTTTTGTTTAGGCAAACCTTATTTAATTCAAGGTAAGGTTATCGAAGGACAACAAAAGGGACGTCTTTTAGGATTTCGAACAGCTAATTTAGATTACACAAATTTTTTCTTACCTCATCCCGGTGTTTATGCTGTTTTTGTCATTTATGAAAGTAAAAAATACGCAGGAACAGCTAACTTAGGTGTGCGTCCGACTTTTGAAAAAGAGACCAAAAAACTTTTAGAAATTCATATTTTAAATTTTGACAAGGTTTTATACAACCAAATAATTGAAGTTGAGTTTATATCTTTTTTAAGAAAAGAAAAGAAATTTACTCATATTTCAGAGTTGATAGCGCAAATTCAAAAAGATGTTGCTGTTACCAAAGATTTGTTAAACAAAAAAACTTTTTAA
- the uvrC gene encoding excinuclease ABC subunit UvrC, with translation MSLLLEKIKTLPLNPGCYLFKNKNSTIIYVGKAKNLKKRVQSYFIKGQHNQKTTLMIKETQDFCYIITNNEQEALILEANLIKKHTPKYNFKLLDDKTYPYLEITQEKDPQLKISRFKKIPQEKTLFGPYPNLKSTKETLKLLHLLYPLKRCSLSTKKACIHFQINQCLGACSGKIVDYKPNINAITSFLKGDTKSILKKINMKMKAASKQMFYEKAQEYRDMIAHIKNTTKKQIISHQKMKNCDILAYAYNNDQIAIQILKMQQGNIVDSYRSVFSYVGYPQENINNYLALYYQFKLKPEFIITGKNNQNQIFEETYIQQKEAILFNVKLLEKTLKTKVIVAQKGDKKKIYLLALKNAKNDLSQNNLIYQSKDQVTQQALDELAVIFNHDIKRIDVFDNSQLFGQAFISVRIVFDNFHLEKKLYRTFHIKDNSPNEFQAFEEVLTRTYGKKEKETLIKPDLILIDGGFLQLKTSFKTLNKLNLEIALGALQKNKKHQLEYLITSHDKISLSQKPKLFPFLKRLSEEVHRFAVKFHHKTKHKLDYQTALSQIKGIGLKRQKMILTHFTSLMELNKASWKDFEKIGISKKLFKAIKNKI, from the coding sequence ATGTCATTACTTTTAGAAAAAATAAAAACTTTACCTCTCAATCCTGGTTGTTATCTTTTTAAAAATAAAAACAGCACTATTATTTATGTTGGTAAAGCTAAAAATTTAAAAAAAAGAGTCCAAAGTTATTTTATTAAAGGTCAGCACAACCAAAAAACAACTTTAATGATTAAAGAAACTCAAGATTTTTGTTATATTATTACTAACAACGAACAAGAAGCTTTAATTTTAGAAGCTAATTTGATTAAAAAGCATACTCCTAAATATAATTTTAAACTTTTAGATGATAAAACTTATCCTTATCTTGAAATTACTCAAGAAAAAGACCCTCAATTAAAAATTTCACGCTTTAAAAAAATTCCACAAGAAAAAACTCTTTTTGGTCCTTATCCCAATCTTAAAAGCACCAAAGAAACTTTAAAATTACTGCATCTTTTATATCCTTTAAAAAGATGTTCTCTTTCTACTAAAAAAGCTTGCATTCATTTTCAGATAAATCAATGTTTAGGGGCTTGTAGTGGTAAAATAGTTGATTATAAACCCAATATCAATGCGATTACTAGTTTTTTAAAAGGAGATACCAAAAGTATTTTAAAAAAAATAAATATGAAAATGAAAGCAGCAAGTAAGCAAATGTTTTATGAAAAAGCTCAAGAATATCGTGATATGATTGCTCATATTAAAAATACTACTAAAAAACAAATAATCAGTCACCAAAAAATGAAAAATTGTGATATTTTAGCATACGCTTATAATAACGATCAAATAGCTATTCAAATTTTAAAAATGCAACAAGGCAATATTGTTGACTCTTATCGCAGTGTTTTTTCCTATGTTGGTTATCCCCAAGAAAATATCAACAATTATCTTGCCTTATATTACCAATTTAAACTAAAGCCTGAATTTATTATTACAGGTAAAAACAATCAAAATCAAATTTTTGAAGAAACATATATTCAACAAAAAGAAGCCATTTTGTTTAATGTGAAATTATTAGAAAAAACATTAAAAACCAAAGTAATTGTAGCTCAAAAAGGCGATAAAAAAAAAATATATTTACTAGCTTTAAAAAACGCTAAAAATGATTTATCACAAAATAATTTAATCTATCAAAGCAAAGATCAAGTAACCCAACAAGCTTTAGATGAATTAGCAGTTATTTTTAATCACGACATTAAAAGAATTGATGTTTTTGATAATTCTCAATTATTTGGTCAAGCTTTTATTTCGGTAAGAATTGTTTTTGATAATTTTCATTTGGAAAAAAAACTTTATCGAACTTTTCATATTAAAGACAATTCTCCTAATGAATTTCAAGCTTTTGAAGAAGTCTTAACTAGAACTTATGGCAAAAAAGAAAAAGAAACCTTAATAAAGCCTGATTTAATTTTAATAGATGGTGGCTTTTTACAGTTAAAAACCAGTTTTAAAACTTTAAATAAACTTAATCTTGAAATAGCTTTAGGGGCTTTACAAAAAAACAAAAAACATCAATTAGAATATCTTATAACATCACATGATAAAATTTCCTTATCACAAAAACCAAAATTATTTCCTTTTTTAAAAAGATTAAGCGAAGAAGTTCATCGTTTTGCTGTTAAATTTCACCATAAAACCAAACACAAACTTGATTATCAAACTGCTTTATCTCAAATTAAAGGAATTGGATTAAAGCGTCAAAAAATGATCTTAACTCACTTTACCAGTTTGATGGAGTTAAATAAGGCTTCTTGGAAAGATTTTGAAAAAATAGGGATTTCTAAAAAACTTTTTAAAGCAATTAAAAATAAGATTTAA